From the genome of Bombus fervidus isolate BK054 chromosome 19, iyBomFerv1, whole genome shotgun sequence, one region includes:
- the LOC139996896 gene encoding uncharacterized protein, which translates to MSCIHYRQANPPKERNYFDGQYNRYVAHSYSPRVTTPETYRSGYCAGWRPLEFQGNGAEIPTTARGDLTYGDARMQSGRMTPTLKQETMKHGDTITLEKIQTKIKFLEDSNIVMQTRNQNLITENKALASQLKEERDEVKRLEKRLTLLREELDFERSKIEGMKQEAEEVRKRQMPMVQTNGTSTTNIVSKTDRGVQVWAVCMACQRKLESCEKQPPTVIITKSELEVLEKDMQTLRDTIIAREQAWDKAMEREHNYRQQLTRLTTETITARHLSDTRYEELKTATNALQEKESEFKSTQKDNAYLQKLIAKIYNSYQRGQEGYQRSSLTADINEKDQRFIEDIARRASSGKGKQKPKLKSSCSERTAHSTVYQYSPRDKSSRSAKDQAGCLKEPRR; encoded by the exons ATGTCTTGTATTCATTATCGGCAAGCAAACCCtccgaaagaaagaaattacttCGATGGCCAATATAATCGCTATGTGGCTCACTCTTACTCGCCGAGAGTCACAACTCCGGAGACTTACAGAAGCG GTTATTGCGCCGGATGGAGGCCGCTGGAATTTCAGGGAAACGGCGCCGAAATTCCGACGACAG CGAGGGGTGATCTAACGTATGGAGACGCCCGAATGCAAAGCGGAAGGATGACGCCGACGTTAAAGCAAGAGACAATGAAACACGGGGACACGATCACGCTCGAAAAGATACAAACGAAAATCAAGTTCCTCGAGGACAGCAATATAGTTATGCAGACGCGCAATCAGAATCTTATCACCGAGAACAAAGCCCTCGCGTCTCA ACTCAAAGAGGAACGGGACGAAGTGAAAAGGCTAGAGAAGAGGCTGACGTTGCTGCGAGAGGAACTTGATTTCGAAAGATCGAAGATCGAAGGGATGAAACAAGAGGCGGAAGAAGTCAGA AAAAGGCAAATGCCAATGGTTCAAACAAACGGAACGTCGACAACGAACATCGTATCTAAGACCGATCGTGGAGTTCAAGTCTGGGCGGTATGCATGGCTTGTCAAAGAAAACTGGAAAGTTGCGAGAAACAACCACCCACCGTCATCATCACCAA ATCGGAATTAGAAGTGTTGGAAAAAGATATGCAGACTCTTCGAGATACGATAATCGCGCGAGAACAAGCATGGGACAAGGCCATGGAACGCGAACACAATTATAGGCAACAGTTGACGCGACTCACCACGGAAACAATCACGGCTCGTCACCTTTCTGACACGCGCTACGAAGAGCTGAAAACTGCGACAAACGCGCTGCAG GAAAAAGAATCAGAATTTAAATCGACTCAAAAGGATAACGCATATCTACAGAAATTGATCGCAAAGATTTACAATAGCTATCAAAG AGGGCAAGAAGGATATCAAAGAAGCAGTTTGACAGCTGACATTAATGAGAAAGATCAAAGATTTATCGAAGACATTGCTCGACGAGCATCCAGCGGAAAAGGTAAACAGAAACCAAAATTGAAGAGTTCCTGTTCGGAAAGAACCGCACATTCTACCGTTTATCAATACAGTCCTCGTGATAAAAGTTCGAGATCTGCTAAGGATCAAGCAGGTTGTTTAAAAGAACCGAGACGCTAA